In a genomic window of Mycosarcoma maydis chromosome 5, whole genome shotgun sequence:
- a CDS encoding uncharacterized protein (related to enoyl-CoA hydratase), producing MTSSKIMMPKVGSHLILTIPARHVLQMTLNRPKQLNSMTDAMEEDICRVFDWFETEPSLWVIILAGKGRAFCAGQDLKDWLSKNQTSDTMTHTTGEPMQSDAEVSKSIQRLKRGGFGGMSSRRSAKPIIAAVDGICMGGGTETILNCDMVVASTRSVIGLPEVARGVVAAMGGIPRLTQLCGHQRASELLLLGKPISAKEAHDRYNMVNRLVDVAKSTSEELGQAAVDKAAIDIAIQLTQNSPDSVLVTKSALVMARDSTNGDIDASARDNLLSDRSRLLYVGKNINEGLEAFKGKRNPKWFNPLPLAPPSSHARSKL from the exons ATGACCTCCTCTAAAATCATGATGCCGAAGGTGGGCTCACATCTGATCCTCACCATCCCTGCACGTCATGTGCTTCAGATGACGCTCAACAGACCCAAACAGCTCAACTCGATGACGGATGCTATGGAAGAGGACATCTGTCGTGTGTTCGATTGGTTCGAGACCGAGCCCTCTCTTTGGGTTATCATCCTTGCGGGCAAGGGTAGAGCGTTTTGCGCCGGCCAAGACCTCAAGGATTGGCTCAGCAAGAATCAGACTTCCGATACTATGACGCATACCACAGGAGAGCCCATGCAGTCTGATGCAGAGGTTAGTAAATCCATTCAGAGGCTCAAGCGAGGTGGCTTTGGGGGTATGAGTTCGCGAAGGAGCGCCAAGCCCATCATCGCCGCTGTTGATGGTATTTGCATGGGAGGCGGCACAGAGACCATCCTCAATTGCGACATGGTGGTGGCCAGTACTCGATCCGTAATCGGCCTGCCTGAGGTAGCCAGGGGCGTTGTGGCTGCCATGGGTGGTATTCCTCGACTCACACAGCTATGTGGTCAC CAACGTGCGTCGGAgcttctcctcctcggcaaGCCTATCAGTGCTAAGGAAGCTCATGACCGGTACAATATGGTCAACCGGCTCGTTGATGTTGCAAAGTCGACATCCGAGGAGCTCGGTCAGGCAGCAGTAGATAAGGCTGCTATCGATATCGCCATTCAGCTGACCCAGAATAGTCCCGATAGCGTGCTTGTGACAAAGTCTGCCTTAGTCATGGCCCGCGACTCGACGAACGGCGACATTGATGCTTCGGCGCGAGACAACTTGTTGTCCGACAGAAGTCGATTGCTCTATGTGGGCAAGAACATCAACGAAGGCTTAGAGGCATTCAAAGGG AAACGCAACCCGAAATGGTTCAACCCACTTCCCCTGGCCCCGCCATCCAGCCACGCGAGGTCAAAGCTTTGA